From the Corythoichthys intestinalis isolate RoL2023-P3 chromosome 15, ASM3026506v1, whole genome shotgun sequence genome, one window contains:
- the luzp1 gene encoding leucine zipper protein 1: MSDMTHRHLRHKLQSLSRRLDELEEATNKLQKSEDELLDIQDKIIQAEGSNSSLLADVEALRKRLLKIQGKDEEVRKAEDLCRTVREKLEEEENLTMELKAEIEHLQRRMSELEKLEEAFGKSKSDCSQLCLSLNEEKNLTRKLSTELEALKARLKEMEGSEGKLDKAEQALAADLEKLKGFCQTFENEHKRVREKQREDEKIILKLTEKLERLGMSVDPGRADFMRSRIEEELSSTGIHTGNLAGRKKGLDYNFGLLNKSENQKNSGLAGSPEEDNKVKELTQEVERLKNRLKQLEIVEDDLKKSESKNGELHEKFQMERNRTRQLSEQVEQLKTQLCSKGGIGGNGSSSVDKQGNGSANICPNSPAKHLENGKAENEEIVKGGFRQEKPKFRSAASVTEPSSPKHRIRDLSPQHKRENKLRMKEFSNSEESSATSVKRTVSPAHRSRRIPKTPNTLVSSDNGIKETSRGTEERAYKGATYSPLNTPSSEFKKVSVLSRYPPAANDQKPLRTTHRQSDGETKKSTVGKISKIYGGSDSESNNSDVVPDSNTTGPEKDTELTSDQESIDPSQDSMSVTSSLSKANGSYKAYRSNVNQLLPNDQGSEGHSSASETESTGSRPSEPETVNEMTTTTQSSWTATSRYSRYSHIKDSHSEGSSSRSSFDEELHNRGTGNTSSGLEVQRVLSPREARTSKAVIKPAIIEIDKKEMMISEPLSANGKPRISTKPILTNTNKMTSSITFYPNDASSSRTSSRSSSVSSEPLSTKERHTSTSNFLISPSSEHLGSVSIPYEISIPKSDITKRPSHDQDYGADNHNDYSSKSRLHSTSRVEKATRHTGYQRSNLSHKSPDTNSADHNDMDSAFERSTSPTTYTSWQNQNHRQHSQEEHLPDTKNVTMRSTWKNKSVASDEKSRRRAGVRGITDRGSEDELETSKTWKAYLATTVVSEESQSHGLRTDGIVSAARGAKPTSDDIYMRAIDKEPEESVLHRGGTAKSVSLEAGALGRTVPHAPVTSQSWNRAYSQRSQVSNTENVSWKQQSSATNSVPLESTYERTAKTTGVSSKGELWSSRGQTSGKSGAGSRVWTHRQAQHH; the protein is encoded by the exons ATGTCTGACATGACACATCGCCACCTGCGGCACAAGCTACAAAGTCTTAGTAGACGGCTTGATGAATTGGAGGAAGCTACTAATAAGCTGCAGAAGTCCGAAGATGAGTTGCTCGACATTCAG GACAAGATCATCCAAGCAGAAGGCAGCAATTCATCCTTGCTTGCTGATGTCGAAGCCCTGAGGAAACGACTCTTGAAAATCCAAGGTAAAGATGAGGAAGTACGCAAAGCAGAAGACCTCTGCCGTACAGTCCGAGAGAAACTGGAGGAGGAAGAAAACCTAACAATGGAGCTGAAGGCTGAGATTGAACATTTACAGCGGAGGATGTCAGAACTGGAAAAACTGGAAGAAGCCTTTGGGAAAAGCAAATCAGACTGTAGCCAGCTCTGCCTCAGCCTCAATGAAGAGAAAAACTTAACCAGGAAGCTCTCAACCGAGTTGGAGGCCCTCAAAGCTCGTCTAAAGGAAATGGAGGGATCTGAGGGAAAACTGGACAAAGCAGAGCAAGCTTTAGCAGCGGACCTTGAAAAGCTaaagggattctgccagaccttTGAGAATGAGCATAAGAGGGTACGAGAGAAACAAAGAGAAGATGAGAAGATCATTCTAAAGCTCACAGAGAAACTAGAGCGCCTTGGTATGTCTGTAGACCCTGGTCGTGCAGACTTCATGAGGTCAAGAATTGAAGAGGAGCTGTCTTCCACTGGTATCCACACTGGTAATTTAGCTGGGCGTAAGAAAGGCCTCGATTACAACTTTGGCCTGCTGAATAAATCGGAGAATCAGAAGAACAGTGGCCTTGCAGGCTCACCTGAGGAGGACAACAAAGTAAAGGAGTTGACACAGGAAGTGGAACGGCTGAAAAACCGCCTCAAACAGCTGGAGATTGTAGAGGATGACTTGAAAAAATCTGAGTCAAAAAATGGTGAGCTTCACGAAAAGTTCCAGATGGAACGCAATCGGACTCGCCAGCTAAGCGAGCAGGTGGAACAGCTCAAGACGCAGCTGTGCAGTAAAGGTGGGATCGGAGGAAACGGATCCAGCAGTGTGGATAAGCAAGGCAACGGAAGTGCTAACATCTGCCCCAACAGCCCTGCCAAGCATCTGGAGAATGGCAAAGCTGAGAATGAAGAGATTGTAAAAGGAGGTTTCAGGCAAGAGAAGCCCAAGTTTCGTAGTGCTGCATCTGTCACAGAGCCGAGCTCGCCTAAGCACAGGATCAGGGATCTGTCTCCACAGCACAAGAGAGAAAACAAACTGAGGATGAAAGAGTTTAGCAACTCAGAGGAAAGTTCTGCAACGTCCGTCAAGAGAACTGTCAGTCCTGCACATAGAAGTAGGAGGATACCTAAAACCCCAAATACTCTTGTTTCATCAGATAATGGAATAAAAGAGACGAGCAGAGGAACTGAAGAAAGAGCATACAAGGGAGCCACGTATAGTCCTTTAAATACACCCTCCAGCGAATTTAAAAAGGTGTCTGTTCTCAGTCGCTATCCCCCAGCGGCTAACGACCAGAAGCCCCTTAGAACAACTCACAGGCAGAGTGACGGGGAGACCAAAAAGAGCACAGTAGGAAAGATTTCTAAAATATACGGAGGCAGTGACAGTGAATCAAACAACTCAGATGTTGTACCTGACAGCAATACCACTGGACCAGAGAAGGACACAGAGCTCACCTCAGACCAGGAATCAATAGATCCATCTCAAGATTCAATGTCTGTCACCTCCAGCCTGTCGAAGGCTAATGGATCATACAAAGCGTACAGATCCAATGTCAATCAACTGCTGCCAAATGACCAGGGGTCTGAAGGTCATTCCTCTGCTTCAGAAACCGAGTCTACCGGCTCAAGGCCCTCAGAACCAGAGACTGTAAATGAAATGACTACTACAACCCAGAGCAGTTGGACTGCAACCTCTAGATATTCTAGATATTCCCATATCAAGGACTCTCATTCAGAGGGTTCTTCCTCCAGGAGCTCATTCGATGAAGAGCTCCACAACAGAGgtactggtaacacttcatctgGGCTTGAAGTTCAGCGGGTTCTCAGCCCGCGTGAAGCCCGGACGTCAAAGGCTGTCATCAAACCTGCTATTATTGAAATCGACAAGAAAGAAATGATGATTTCAGAACCCTTGTCAGCTAATGGCAAGCCCAGAATATCCACCAAACCCATTTTGACCAACACCAATAAAATGACCAGCAGTATAACATTCTATCCCAACGACGCTAGCTCTTCCAGAACCAGCAGCCGCAGCAGCAGTGTATCCAGTGAGCCCTTGTCCACCAAGGAACGCCACACATCTACCAGTAACTTTCTCATAA GCCCTAGTAGTGAACACCTTGGCAGTGTCTCAATCCCTTACGAAATCTCCATCCCGAAGAGCGATATCACAAAGCGGCCAAGTCATGACCAGGACTATGGAGCAGATAACCACAATGATTACTCATCCAAGTCCAGGCTCCACAGCACCTCCCGAGTGGAGAAAGCCACGAGGCACACAGGCTACCAACGCAGCAACTTAAGCCACAAATCACCAGACACCAACTCTGCTGACCACAACGACATGGATTCGGCCTTCGAAAGATCGACTAGTCCCACCACCTACACCAGCTGGCAAAACCAAAATCATAGGCAGCACTCCCAGGAAGAACATTTACCAGACACGAAGAATGTAACTATGAGAAGCACCTGGAAGAACAAAAGCGTTGCATCTGATGAGAAGAGTAGACGAAGAGCGGGGGTTAGGGGGATTACGGATAGGGGTTCTGAGGATGAGCTGGAAACCTCAAAAACATGGAAAGCGTATCTGGCAACAACGGTCGTCTCTGAGGAATCTCAGAGCCATGGACTGAGGACTGATGGGATTGTGTCTGCTGCAAGGGGAGCCAAGCCAACCTCTGACGAT ATATACATGCGGGCCATTGACAAAGAACCTGAGGAATCAGTGCTCCATCGTGGTGGAACTGCAAAGTCTGTGTCCCTGGAAGCTGGAGCCCTGGGAAGGACTGTGCCTCATGCACCTGTCACCTCTCAGTCCTGGAACCGCGCCTACTCTCAACGATCACAG